Below is a genomic region from Saccopteryx bilineata isolate mSacBil1 chromosome 8, mSacBil1_pri_phased_curated, whole genome shotgun sequence.
GGTGCAGTCTACAAAACTTcgcttactttttgtttttttaagttattgtgAAATGTGGGATGTATtgtgtatattaaaatttctgaGCTGGAGATAGTGACGTGCTCTGTGTATAGTGCACACTCCATAGTTACTGATCTCTCAGTCTGTCTGGAGCGGGTTCAGTTTGATATTTGATACAGGAGTACATCCTGTCTAACGTCTTTGAAAAAGAATTTCCGATAAAGTGTGATTTAGAGTTcaattaaactttttatattatatataaaaacataagtaGTTTCAAacactttagttttttttgtttgtttgtttttggtttttggtttttttgcaaAAGTACCATCATACCATTAGCGTTCCTGGTTTCCCTTCCCTTGTGAAAGTTGTCATCTCAGTGAATAAGTTTAGGTCAGAAGGAAAGATGATTCGGGTCAGTCTTTGCCCACCCTGCGGTCTCTCCGCAGGCACTGCATGCGGTCCTGGCACTGGGGTGGGTTCGGCTTTAACCCACTCTTGACCCCGACTTGGGTGGATGGAGGGGTGGATCGGGCAGATACGTGAGCTCTCATTTCTCTTCCGGGTCAGAGGCCCTCGTGTTCTTACAGAACATACACACGTGTGTACGTGCCATCAGAGCAAACCGCCTTGGTCTGCGTGGCCCAGACAGCTGCTGCCCCAGCGGGACGCGGGCACTCGTGTGTTGTGACCCTGTCTGGGTGCGTCTCTGCTGACACCCCGTGCTCACCGGCAGCAGTGCCGGAGGAGGAAGTGAAGCTGCTGGAGACCAGACCCATGGAGAGAGTTAAATGAATTTGGTTTTGTACTGAAATTCAGCTCCGCAGAAGTCACGGAGGGCTTGGATGCGATCCATTATTATCCAAGTTCAGTGGACTTCTTTCTGCGGCTGCTCgccctctcttactctctccgAGTACAGACAGCCCCCGGGATCCCTGCCTTCCGCTTGAGCATCACCTCTGAGGGGCAGAGACCAGATACATGAGGTCAGACTCACAGTGTGTCGTGTATACTGCTTATACAGAAAATAGTAGAATCAGTCACTTGTTTGGAATCAGACATTTTAAGTCtgacctgttttgttttgtttttatttacatatgaTCTAATTGATGTGAGATGTCACCTTCAGAAGAGACTTTCCCCttggcttggcctgtggtggcgcagtggataaagcgttgacctggaacgctgaggtcgccagttcgaatccctgggcttgcccggtcaaggcacacataaggagcaactactatgaaatgatgctccctgctcctcccttccctgttcctgtctctcctctctctctaaagaaatcaataaataaaatcctaaaaaaagagagagagagagagagagagagagagagagagacttttccCAATATTGTGTCATAAAACAAGCAGTGTGTTGGcagcttttctttcttaaatgggTCTGGTATTTGATGTGGGGTAGACAGGGGTGAGTCATGGTCTCCAATGTCTTTGAATAAAAGATTTCCAACAAAGTATGATTTAGCATTTAATGTAGAGTTTGTTATATACACAAATAACAAACAGGTAAGTCCAAACATTTTAATCACTTTCCTATCGGTAGCTATGCTGTGCAAATGCGtaattatatttaatgtttttctcacCATGGGAAATGGTATTCACCCAAGTTGCATGTAGTTTCTAGAAGCTAGCTGATAAAAGGAAGTCAGTGATGGTGTTGTGTTTACTAGAGTtgtcaaaatattagtaaaactgATTTCTCTAGTGTTAAGGCAGTGTGTTTGTTTGTACTAGATTGTCAGAAAAATAACCCTTCTATTTCAATAGCTTCATTTGCTCTTCTACACTTTGTATGGAAAAGGTAGTTTTTAAACCTGTATATTAATGAAcagtaaaaaaaagaactcagtcCACTCTGTTACCATTTCAGTTAGTATAAATCCTTTAGGTCTTTGCTAATAAGTAAAAGTTAGTAGTTACTATTCTTTGTGTGTACCCTgtacttaaatttttataatgattatcATAATAAGTCAGCATTTGGTTAGGGGTCTAGGATTCTATGCATTTTAGTAAGTATCATTTTTGGTCAGGAGACTTAATAAGACTTATCATCCTTCTGTTGATTATATATCATAGATTGATTATAACATTGTGatcaataatgtatttttaaaaattacagtaggTATTACTATATTGTTACCCATTTTGCCAAAATTCTAATTAACGAATTCTTGAATTCTGTTTAGTTTTTTGCACGCCACATGGTGATTGGATACAGTTTGGTTTTTCTCCACAGCTACATGTTAGTTCCTTTTTCTACATTTTACGATAGCTTTTGGTACTGGAAGAGTAAGTGAAAATCACTTCTGTAGTCTTCTGTTGGTTCAAGAGTCACTGTTACTAACTCAGCTTTTTAGTCAGTACTAGTATTTTCACATAGTGTTTTTCCTCTTAGGAGTTCCAAATACTAATAGATAGAATACGACTTCAGTTGTTTACATCGGAGTCTCTTCACTTGGGTCGCCTCCATCCTGCCCTTTCTTCCTGTTCTCGTGGGGCGCAGATGTGGCAGAGTTGGGGCACCTCAGCATACTCATCAAGGAATTTTTGAAGGACGTGCAAAGGAAGAAGTAGATGAACGGATCGAGGCAGGCGTTTAAGGACGTCAGCCAGAGCGTGCTCTCCTTCACGTAGAACAGGGTGTTCTCGGCCGAACAGTCGAAGACGTCCCGGGTCTGGCTGAGGGTGTAGGGAATCCGGGCGAAGTGGAAGGggacaaagcaaataaaaaacacagcGATGATGATGAAGACTTTGACGTTCACCTTCTTCCTGGGGACTTTGCCTGCACCCCTGGTTCTTACATACGACCTGTAGAGTTCTTTCGTAATGAGCGTGTAACATACaatgacaattaaaaaattaatccaGAAAATGACTTGACAGATATAGTTGACAATCTCATGCCAGACCAAACCAAACTCTGATTTGAGGAAAGAGCACTTCTTCACATTCTTGTCCTTGGGCCTCTTGTTGGTGAGAATCATGTTAGGCAAAGAGAGCAAGAACATGAACGCCCAGAGGACCGCAGAGAGGATCTTAGCCCCCAGGAGGTTGCCGGGGCTGGAGGTTTTAAACGGCCTGGTGGTCTTCTGGTAGCGGTCGACCGTGATCAGTCCCAGGAAGGAGATGCTGATGTACATGGTGAAGTAAAAGACGACGGAGGTCACCTGGCACACGAAAGCCCGCAGGGGGCCCGTGCCCAGCTTGGCGTCGCTGAGGATTTTGAATGGGAAAGTCAGGATCATGAGAAGGTCGGAAATGACCGTGTTCTTCAGAAAGATAATGAAGTTGGATTTGCTGCGGATTTGGAAGAAAATCCTCATCGCCAGGCTGTTTGTGATGAGTCCAATGAAAAACAGGACCGTGTAGAGAAGCGGGAAGAGGACCTGGGTGATCTTGTAATCCCGGGTGCacgggctgctgctgctgttgcccgAGGAGGTGAGGTTGTCCATGGCTGCCTTTCTCCTCTGATGCCTGTGGGGGCGAGTCGGGGAGGAGGGTTATATTTGGTCCCAGATTCGCTCTTACCTCCGTGTCTAACTTGTTAGAGAGCCTTCTTTAAAAACCAGGGTTTCTGA
It encodes:
- the P2RY12 gene encoding P2Y purinoceptor 12; protein product: MDNLTSSGNSSSSPCTRDYKITQVLFPLLYTVLFFIGLITNSLAMRIFFQIRSKSNFIIFLKNTVISDLLMILTFPFKILSDAKLGTGPLRAFVCQVTSVVFYFTMYISISFLGLITVDRYQKTTRPFKTSSPGNLLGAKILSAVLWAFMFLLSLPNMILTNKRPKDKNVKKCSFLKSEFGLVWHEIVNYICQVIFWINFLIVIVCYTLITKELYRSYVRTRGAGKVPRKKVNVKVFIIIAVFFICFVPFHFARIPYTLSQTRDVFDCSAENTLFYVKESTLWLTSLNACLDPFIYFFLCTSFKNSLMSMLRCPNSATSAPHENRKKGQDGGDPSEETPM